A DNA window from Candidatus Hydrogenedentota bacterium contains the following coding sequences:
- a CDS encoding lamin tail domain-containing protein, producing the protein MRRLHRNPGGAHAVAWGKTRPAGRRRYGRLHRNPGGAPAAAWGKTGPAGPRRHGKLHRNSGAALIVALSIMAVLLAIGLTFFAVTRIESTTAVNVVHTVRAQYLVDAGFAVAQYTLNRDLQVNPNATSTDHAWRTLFNGAAFAGKEWTWVDGIAPWDGGRTAFTLEPVERALREAGLLSGGILYAQFYRGDGDAADPADTTPDGVREPLFRGPRTAPWLAVPRWSGQTILLFASEKDMRLVDAAGVRLTLTDVNNALTAAGLSQRFDRFTMTAEMDRRFPFVTPDFAGQVIVERNDGSTFLPFAPSGTDGYFPANFVDLWADFDSDGDGLRDSAWIPLPKDADLSGDGVDNDLDGYPDSKFYDPTVASEGLDATDEGEIRRNFELGAFVYAVDGSGAVIREQDPDYPTPVAAYRLTLPLPGLSVPVDMDNDGEITPADRRPNAANGNALEYVYLTLPDQIRAPRVDLDGLPAAPAILNIGNVDTVDNDYDLHVNGFTAYAAPGPEFVTLKDDGTYDCPPISVPVLTDKGFRPLNLDVVAAAFSLSHTAFSTYHEIPVRRPDGTPTGATCTCPAYVLGVSAESVCEVVGRMAVHVADESGKANLNAGGLHTYGHQDTLALANPATRVVRGMSQALTPAEYETRILPAMGVQRAAETWNMLMGAGVRVGLPERNLWDFEAPVNPAGSLTAQPYDYDVTAPGLGRADDNVNSFLLAFSRRDENASGLPDSGLYLPRLSEWSKLQLSGTPPASAPVLWTDDVLNSSTAAYYRALGMLEGIDDPAEFLQRAPLRNPFAESDNDDNNNNGATDEVGELGDRTLAVHYELQKMADAGASPAFQPKEWADINRFITAHSEARNVAYISTPYGDRAVNKLDPNFADAPQLAAALLLRGQFPNAARAADGAGMDATVRSFAFGLRQSNKTLRGALLGGNNAAPGLFPADAQLQALQTAVNVADHRDRDAVRSLLVMEKRGSANLDNEPAEPLNERERVRRQDLFPAGSIQEYFSDSFGITPEFNDISAVDPWWAAITDSNPDPDIFEGQNRLLSYAAAGAEAIRITEIMPRPVRRVEAEILPLAGQAAYQIDLLMQRPSADTVNWTAANIPFFNLNPAPYAEMPAFDMDRMTAMAAPEWKLRTYYQEVDGTGAIVSEQPILGSQTGYRYTVPAGTVWTPLENDPANVNPDVMEFRFRATDGLPAGRYYLTLNVTDPVTGAVTVDNTNQLEYSIRYTTMASGTESVASNIARIVNIPDAYDVDGDGLNDDLTVERAQLLADYCAKYFQTVDEPEFLATGAGTPPGWVFLPSRALEDPAPLNPSDYAAIEQYFLILYGSDPTVPTLTDLLGDQHNGAFLDTVVATDTPSTRTLTVIVPPAGAAYDTLCVAVRLKPIEANLYLLDPATGLPLMDPVSGQPIPRHLSVNFFDFSQEPDHEYVEIANTTDQELDLSGWTLEVGIPNPAGLDTNPEMRDPFKSVWEVPAQTRIAAKGRLLLTFTDQQGATKAPPLDTYRDTIPPDPDFATPGANGIGMARYDIEGVPATMTATDNPIAYVTVPPIGDTSPDINYGALSDSSVQGISGSFPGGLVEGTGSVFSRRAPAYDGSTDPPTPVPPTDYVDNDGDGVSSQRRYFPPVPPPPSTPNDILDTDGALEEIRTHGNAAGVVPAFARIVPMVNRRLWEDAPYTDAAKPVPLTEINSVKRVAQLVLRGGVLPNYPERDGYDNDGDGGYIAKDSTGLDLTPDGAILRRYIRGTLDKDMVDNDFNGYVDENGADYEDADPAVTLWYHANAFLSEGVDEGNAPLTYLGQRPRVYGPGSFEAGTFGIGYTPAVSSYINDWLNGSAYAGSEVVRQGYDFSLGGAYDNYALPGVTPFGVTPGDSPEWAAFVERRWNPGDNVIVTLYVGDSAFGRVADQATYREYDVINRTVDDIVESPYYVDGYNNYDTAGAWQGAGGTALENRVALDLTRLSYWPPDQMGLDFYRALERKHPLYAGDRFGTSNRWEPTDGAYDDWADSPAWYEQAYTSSGGGSIEPRFGLDVVYTATPKEHVARLFGHAMAGSPLRMNLTERLWENPADLAAGFFGGAGPEDTAPMLAMRTWDATVKNTPGKLRQFLENDEVVFPGDDGVYVNHAHAFRRSGTGNVPYATLADLMRVPMPLFEHSLDTDFRIPSAYVNTRYQPNDFSPYEAALQNRPPGNTAGIVWRQDLSVRAAVLANAAPLNPHRAQPMRTRMAGLGDLTELSALDPVVLTVGQAGFAPLWPNPARSDIDERAESYDDFFQRFVQWTDPDNSPATPDVPPFYWSPVYLFADGNAVAEPYAPFPVFGELNGGATRYTGPPERITLPSTAVWNWPVVLNQDFLLDTARPAPVFGAMLPAEAGRRWPVARRAVMFVSKHDTAAGEANRPEAVFTWDAEDGLVNGTYIAYVGTFVPGMADQLDHLQKVVTGLSDDGAAALGLADRLDEPPLPLDSTGSVLEPRLAGLMQLEKNRDAGTADRFDPLLALEFVTDRTTASRVAPRLDTLPAAVTPEARAALQARALAHPADWYPPDDDPALGGVPSGVAYRADGDGMILYSHDASMAWRPRLVRVTDNFLALRVRNLGRPDQVACVTCVVLTPAPRTVGRLNLNTAETGQYRVESSTGGPPTDYLFNPLLGLPGIVKAYDSLAGVIQAKRQRLAPRREDSLGMPSLPEFLAVGPPLGFTPNPVLGNPLQDQLYPSDTYPLIPSLTNPKAWDKDYEGLASLRLMSMLVSQRPHHPDGRYFTLLASVAAGAGEDGILGNEDGVLPPVRPLSNYRHAEERYNEVYQRFAGLANLVETRSDMFEILVTVQEGNLSDLDGDGRLDYRGRMNSEEFVKTAESAGRAIYERRARKDASEEARGVR; encoded by the coding sequence ATGCGCAGACTGCACCGGAACCCGGGCGGGGCCCACGCCGTCGCCTGGGGCAAGACAAGGCCGGCGGGACGCCGGCGGTACGGAAGACTGCACCGGAACCCGGGCGGGGCCCCCGCCGCCGCCTGGGGCAAGACAGGGCCGGCGGGACCCCGGCGGCACGGCAAACTGCACCGGAACTCGGGCGCGGCCCTCATCGTCGCCCTTTCGATCATGGCCGTGCTGCTCGCCATCGGCCTCACCTTCTTCGCCGTCACCCGCATCGAGTCCACCACCGCCGTCAATGTCGTCCACACCGTCCGCGCCCAGTACCTCGTGGACGCCGGCTTCGCCGTCGCGCAGTACACCCTCAACCGCGACCTCCAGGTCAACCCCAACGCCACCTCCACCGACCACGCCTGGCGCACCCTGTTCAACGGCGCCGCCTTCGCGGGCAAGGAATGGACCTGGGTGGACGGCATCGCCCCCTGGGACGGCGGCCGCACCGCCTTCACCCTCGAGCCCGTCGAGCGCGCCCTGCGCGAAGCCGGCCTCCTCTCCGGCGGCATCCTCTACGCCCAGTTCTACCGGGGCGACGGCGACGCCGCCGACCCCGCCGACACCACCCCCGACGGCGTCCGCGAGCCCCTCTTCCGCGGCCCGCGCACCGCCCCCTGGCTCGCCGTGCCCCGATGGAGCGGCCAGACCATCCTCCTCTTCGCCTCCGAAAAGGACATGCGCCTGGTGGACGCCGCGGGCGTCCGGCTCACCCTCACGGACGTCAACAACGCCCTCACGGCCGCGGGCCTCTCCCAGCGCTTCGACCGCTTCACCATGACCGCCGAAATGGACCGCAGGTTCCCCTTCGTCACCCCCGACTTCGCCGGCCAGGTCATCGTCGAGCGGAATGACGGCTCCACCTTCCTCCCCTTCGCGCCGTCCGGCACCGACGGGTATTTCCCCGCCAATTTCGTGGACCTCTGGGCCGACTTCGACAGCGACGGCGACGGCCTGCGCGACAGCGCCTGGATTCCCCTCCCCAAGGACGCGGACCTCTCCGGCGACGGCGTGGACAACGACCTCGACGGCTACCCCGACAGCAAGTTCTACGACCCCACCGTCGCCTCCGAGGGGCTCGACGCCACCGACGAGGGCGAAATCCGCCGCAACTTCGAACTCGGCGCCTTCGTCTACGCCGTGGACGGCTCCGGCGCCGTCATCCGCGAACAGGACCCGGACTATCCCACCCCCGTCGCCGCCTACCGCCTCACCCTGCCCCTGCCCGGCCTCTCCGTGCCCGTGGACATGGACAACGACGGCGAGATCACGCCCGCCGACCGCCGCCCCAACGCGGCAAACGGCAACGCGCTGGAATACGTCTACCTCACCCTGCCCGACCAAATCCGCGCGCCCCGCGTGGACCTGGACGGCCTGCCCGCCGCGCCGGCCATCCTGAACATCGGCAACGTGGACACGGTGGACAACGACTACGACCTCCACGTCAACGGGTTCACCGCCTACGCCGCCCCCGGGCCGGAATTTGTCACCCTGAAAGACGACGGCACCTACGACTGCCCCCCCATCTCCGTGCCCGTCCTCACCGACAAGGGCTTCCGCCCCCTGAACCTCGACGTCGTGGCCGCGGCCTTCTCCCTGTCACACACCGCCTTTTCCACCTACCACGAGATCCCCGTGCGCCGCCCCGACGGCACCCCCACCGGGGCCACCTGCACCTGCCCCGCCTACGTCCTCGGCGTCAGCGCCGAGTCCGTCTGCGAGGTCGTCGGCCGCATGGCCGTCCACGTCGCCGACGAGTCCGGAAAGGCCAACCTCAACGCAGGCGGCCTCCACACCTACGGACACCAAGACACCCTCGCACTGGCCAACCCAGCCACCCGCGTGGTCCGCGGCATGAGCCAGGCCCTCACCCCCGCCGAATACGAGACACGCATCCTCCCCGCAATGGGCGTCCAGCGCGCCGCCGAGACATGGAACATGCTCATGGGCGCGGGCGTCAGGGTCGGCCTCCCTGAAAGAAACCTGTGGGACTTTGAGGCGCCCGTCAACCCCGCCGGAAGCCTCACGGCCCAGCCCTACGACTACGACGTCACCGCCCCCGGCCTCGGCCGCGCCGATGACAACGTCAACAGCTTCCTCCTCGCCTTCTCCCGGCGCGACGAAAACGCCTCCGGCCTCCCCGACTCCGGCCTCTACCTGCCCCGGCTCAGCGAGTGGTCAAAGCTGCAGCTCTCCGGCACCCCGCCCGCCTCCGCGCCCGTTCTGTGGACCGACGACGTTCTCAACAGCAGCACCGCCGCCTACTACCGCGCCCTGGGCATGCTTGAGGGCATAGACGACCCCGCCGAGTTCCTCCAGCGCGCCCCCCTGCGCAACCCCTTCGCCGAATCTGACAACGACGACAACAACAACAACGGCGCCACGGACGAGGTCGGCGAACTGGGCGACCGCACCCTCGCCGTCCACTATGAACTCCAGAAGATGGCCGACGCGGGCGCCTCCCCGGCCTTCCAGCCCAAGGAGTGGGCCGACATCAACCGCTTCATCACGGCCCACAGCGAGGCGCGCAACGTCGCCTACATTTCCACCCCCTACGGCGACCGCGCGGTCAACAAGCTCGACCCCAACTTCGCCGACGCGCCCCAGCTTGCCGCCGCGCTGCTCCTGCGCGGCCAGTTCCCCAACGCCGCCCGCGCCGCGGACGGGGCCGGCATGGACGCCACCGTCCGCAGCTTCGCCTTCGGCCTGCGCCAGTCCAACAAGACCCTGCGCGGCGCCCTCCTCGGCGGCAACAACGCCGCCCCGGGCCTCTTCCCCGCCGACGCGCAGCTCCAGGCCCTCCAGACCGCCGTCAACGTCGCCGACCACCGCGACCGCGACGCCGTCCGCTCCCTCCTCGTCATGGAAAAGCGCGGCTCCGCCAATCTCGACAACGAGCCCGCCGAGCCCCTCAACGAGCGCGAGCGCGTCCGCCGGCAGGACCTCTTCCCCGCGGGCTCCATCCAGGAATACTTCTCCGACTCCTTCGGCATCACCCCCGAGTTCAACGACATCTCCGCCGTGGACCCCTGGTGGGCCGCCATCACCGACTCCAACCCCGATCCGGACATTTTCGAGGGGCAAAACCGCCTCCTCTCCTACGCCGCCGCAGGCGCCGAGGCCATCCGCATCACCGAAATCATGCCCCGCCCCGTCCGCCGCGTCGAGGCCGAAATCCTCCCCCTCGCCGGCCAGGCCGCCTACCAGATTGACCTGCTCATGCAAAGGCCCTCCGCCGACACCGTCAACTGGACCGCCGCCAACATCCCGTTCTTCAACCTCAACCCCGCCCCCTACGCCGAAATGCCCGCCTTTGACATGGACCGGATGACGGCCATGGCCGCGCCCGAGTGGAAACTGCGGACTTACTATCAGGAGGTGGATGGCACCGGCGCGATTGTCTCGGAGCAGCCCATCCTCGGCTCGCAGACGGGCTACCGCTACACCGTGCCTGCGGGAACCGTCTGGACGCCCCTGGAGAACGACCCGGCCAATGTCAATCCCGACGTGATGGAGTTCCGTTTCCGCGCCACCGACGGCCTGCCCGCCGGCCGCTACTATCTGACCCTCAACGTGACGGACCCCGTCACCGGCGCCGTGACGGTGGACAACACCAACCAGCTTGAGTACTCCATCCGGTACACCACGATGGCTTCCGGGACCGAGAGCGTCGCCTCCAACATTGCGCGCATCGTCAACATCCCCGACGCCTACGACGTGGACGGCGACGGCCTCAACGACGACCTGACCGTCGAGCGCGCGCAACTGCTGGCCGACTACTGCGCGAAGTATTTCCAGACAGTGGACGAGCCGGAGTTTCTCGCCACGGGGGCGGGCACCCCGCCCGGATGGGTTTTCCTCCCCTCGCGGGCGCTGGAGGACCCGGCCCCCCTGAATCCGTCGGACTACGCGGCCATTGAGCAGTATTTCCTGATTCTCTACGGGTCCGACCCCACGGTCCCCACGCTGACCGATCTCCTCGGCGACCAGCACAACGGGGCCTTCCTGGACACCGTCGTCGCGACCGACACCCCCTCCACCCGCACGCTCACGGTCATCGTGCCGCCTGCCGGGGCGGCCTACGACACCCTGTGCGTCGCCGTCCGTCTCAAGCCCATCGAGGCGAATCTTTACCTGCTCGACCCTGCGACGGGCCTGCCCCTTATGGACCCGGTCAGCGGCCAGCCGATCCCCCGCCATCTCTCCGTCAACTTCTTCGACTTCTCGCAGGAGCCGGACCACGAGTATGTGGAGATTGCGAACACGACGGACCAGGAGCTGGACCTTTCCGGGTGGACGCTGGAGGTGGGGATTCCCAACCCGGCGGGCCTCGACACGAACCCCGAAATGCGCGATCCCTTCAAGAGTGTGTGGGAGGTGCCCGCCCAGACCCGCATCGCCGCCAAGGGCCGCCTGCTCCTCACCTTCACAGACCAGCAGGGCGCAACCAAGGCCCCCCCCCTCGACACCTACCGCGACACCATTCCCCCCGACCCCGATTTTGCCACCCCCGGCGCCAATGGCATCGGCATGGCTCGATATGACATTGAGGGGGTCCCTGCGACCATGACGGCGACAGACAATCCAATCGCCTATGTGACCGTGCCTCCTATTGGCGACACCAGCCCCGACATCAATTACGGGGCGCTTTCTGATTCCAGCGTGCAAGGGATAAGCGGCAGTTTTCCGGGCGGCCTTGTTGAAGGGACAGGCTCCGTCTTCTCTCGACGGGCACCTGCGTATGACGGAAGCACAGATCCGCCGACGCCTGTTCCGCCCACGGACTACGTGGACAACGACGGCGACGGCGTGTCGTCGCAGCGGCGGTACTTCCCCCCCGTGCCGCCCCCTCCCTCGACACCGAATGACATTCTCGACACGGACGGCGCGCTGGAGGAAATCCGGACGCATGGGAACGCCGCGGGCGTGGTGCCCGCGTTTGCCCGCATTGTGCCGATGGTCAACCGGCGGCTGTGGGAGGACGCCCCCTACACCGACGCGGCCAAGCCCGTGCCCCTGACGGAAATCAATTCCGTCAAGCGGGTGGCGCAGTTGGTCCTGCGCGGCGGTGTGCTGCCCAACTACCCCGAGCGCGACGGCTACGACAACGACGGCGACGGCGGCTACATCGCCAAGGACAGCACGGGGCTTGACCTGACGCCGGACGGCGCCATCCTGCGCCGCTACATTCGCGGCACCCTCGACAAGGACATGGTGGACAACGACTTCAACGGGTATGTGGACGAGAACGGCGCGGACTACGAAGATGCCGACCCCGCCGTCACCCTGTGGTACCACGCCAACGCCTTCCTCAGCGAGGGCGTGGACGAGGGCAACGCGCCCCTCACCTACCTCGGGCAGCGCCCCCGCGTGTACGGCCCCGGCTCGTTCGAGGCGGGCACCTTCGGCATCGGCTACACGCCGGCTGTGAGTTCATACATCAACGACTGGTTGAACGGCTCCGCCTATGCCGGGAGTGAAGTGGTCAGACAGGGGTATGACTTCAGCTTGGGGGGAGCCTACGACAATTACGCACTTCCCGGCGTCACCCCCTTCGGCGTTACCCCCGGCGACTCCCCCGAGTGGGCGGCCTTTGTGGAGCGGCGGTGGAACCCCGGCGACAACGTGATCGTGACGCTGTACGTGGGCGATTCGGCCTTTGGCCGCGTGGCCGACCAGGCCACCTACCGCGAGTACGACGTCATCAACCGCACGGTGGACGACATCGTGGAGTCGCCCTACTATGTGGACGGCTACAACAACTACGACACCGCAGGGGCCTGGCAGGGGGCCGGCGGCACCGCCCTTGAGAACCGCGTCGCCCTGGACCTTACCCGGCTGAGCTACTGGCCTCCGGACCAGATGGGGCTGGACTTCTACCGGGCGCTGGAGCGGAAACACCCGCTCTATGCGGGCGACCGCTTCGGCACGAGCAATCGCTGGGAGCCGACGGACGGCGCCTATGACGACTGGGCCGACAGCCCGGCGTGGTACGAGCAGGCCTATACCAGCAGCGGCGGGGGGAGCATTGAGCCCCGTTTCGGCCTGGATGTGGTCTACACCGCCACGCCGAAGGAGCATGTGGCGCGGCTGTTCGGCCATGCCATGGCCGGGTCGCCCCTGCGCATGAACCTGACCGAGCGCCTGTGGGAGAACCCGGCCGACCTCGCCGCCGGCTTCTTTGGCGGGGCGGGGCCGGAGGACACGGCGCCCATGCTGGCCATGCGCACCTGGGACGCCACGGTCAAGAACACCCCCGGCAAACTACGCCAGTTCCTGGAGAACGACGAGGTGGTCTTCCCCGGCGACGACGGGGTCTATGTGAACCACGCCCACGCGTTCCGCCGGTCCGGCACGGGCAATGTGCCCTATGCCACCCTCGCCGACCTCATGCGCGTGCCCATGCCCCTCTTCGAGCACAGCCTGGACACGGATTTCCGCATCCCCTCGGCCTATGTCAACACGCGCTACCAGCCCAATGATTTCAGCCCCTACGAGGCGGCCCTCCAGAACCGGCCCCCCGGCAACACGGCCGGCATCGTCTGGCGGCAGGACCTCTCCGTGCGCGCGGCCGTCCTGGCCAACGCCGCCCCCCTGAACCCCCACCGGGCCCAGCCCATGCGCACCCGCATGGCCGGCCTCGGCGACCTCACCGAGCTCTCCGCCCTCGACCCCGTCGTCCTCACCGTCGGCCAGGCCGGCTTCGCCCCCCTCTGGCCCAACCCCGCCCGAAGTGACATAGACGAGCGCGCTGAGTCGTACGATGATTTCTTCCAGCGTTTTGTCCAGTGGACCGACCCCGATAATAGTCCGGCCACGCCCGACGTGCCGCCCTTCTACTGGAGTCCCGTCTACCTCTTCGCCGACGGCAACGCCGTGGCGGAGCCCTACGCCCCCTTCCCCGTGTTCGGCGAGCTGAACGGCGGCGCCACCCGGTACACCGGCCCGCCGGAGCGGATCACACTGCCCTCGACCGCCGTGTGGAACTGGCCCGTCGTGCTCAACCAGGACTTCCTCCTCGACACCGCCCGCCCCGCGCCCGTCTTCGGCGCCATGCTCCCGGCCGAGGCGGGGCGGCGCTGGCCTGTGGCGCGCCGCGCCGTCATGTTTGTCAGCAAACACGACACGGCGGCGGGCGAGGCCAACCGTCCCGAGGCCGTCTTCACCTGGGACGCCGAGGACGGCCTCGTCAACGGCACCTACATCGCCTACGTCGGCACCTTCGTGCCCGGCATGGCCGACCAGTTGGACCATCTCCAGAAAGTCGTCACCGGCCTCTCCGACGACGGTGCCGCCGCCCTCGGACTGGCCGACCGCCTGGACGAGCCGCCCCTGCCGCTCGACAGCACCGGCTCTGTGCTGGAGCCCCGGCTGGCCGGGCTCATGCAGTTGGAGAAGAACCGGGACGCGGGCACGGCGGACCGCTTTGACCCGCTGCTCGCCCTGGAATTCGTCACCGACCGCACCACGGCCTCCCGCGTGGCCCCGCGCCTGGACACCCTGCCTGCGGCCGTCACCCCCGAGGCGCGCGCGGCCCTCCAGGCGCGCGCCCTGGCCCATCCCGCCGACTGGTACCCCCCCGACGACGACCCCGCCCTCGGCGGCGTGCCCTCCGGCGTGGCCTACCGCGCCGATGGCGACGGCATGATCCTCTACAGCCACGATGCGTCCATGGCCTGGCGGCCCCGCCTCGTCCGCGTCACCGACAACTTCCTCGCCCTGCGCGTGCGCAACCTCGGCCGCCCCGACCAGGTGGCCTGCGTCACCTGCGTTGTCCTCACCCCCGCCCCGCGCACCGTCGGCCGCCTCAACCTCAACACCGCCGAAACGGGCCAGTACCGGGTGGAGAGCAGCACCGGTGGTCCCCCCACCGACTATTTGTTCAACCCGCTCCTGGGCCTCCCCGGCATCGTCAAGGCCTACGACAGCCTGGCGGGCGTGATTCAGGCAAAAAGGCAACGGTTAGCCCCCAGGAGGGAGGACAGCCTCGGCATGCCCTCGCTGCCCGAATTTCTTGCGGTCGGGCCGCCCCTGGGCTTCACGCCCAACCCGGTGCTGGGCAATCCGCTCCAGGACCAGCTCTACCCCAGTGACACCTACCCGTTGATTCCCTCGCTAACAAATCCCAAAGCTTGGGATAAGGACTACGAGGGCCTGGCCTCGCTGCGGCTGATGTCCATGCTCGTGTCCCAGCGGCCGCACCACCCCGACGGCCGCTATTTCACCCTGCTCGCATCCGTCGCCGCAGGTGCGGGGGAGGATGGTATACTTGGTAATGAAGACGGCGTGCTTCCTCCGGTGCGGCCGCTGAGCAATTACCGGCACGCGGAAGAGCGCTACAACGAGGTATACCAACGGTTTGCGGGACTGGCGAATCTGGTGGAGACCCGGTCGGACATGTTCGAGATTCTCGTGACCGTGCAGGAGGGAAATCTTTCCGACCTGGACGGAGACGGCAGACTGGACTACCGGGGCCGGATGAATTCCGAGGAGTTTGTGAAAACTGCGGAATCCGCCGGTCGCGCCATCTACGAGCGCCGCGCCCGCAAAGATGCGTCGGAAGAAGCGAGGGGGGTTCGCTGA
- a CDS encoding prepilin-type N-terminal cleavage/methylation domain-containing protein, with product MSPSADQRAPADGHKQARTGTAGFTLVEMLVSMAIFLVIMGSIALLISGTTRTVRQGYAMLNNMERARNALAVLEQDIKVAFTTDDTRGLTRFYGEPNGFMYLGALEDGAFGRVAYVIRPGAETFLVEMPLKWSEVRELFLRQAPTEEALFLSVYPPVMGADSFYDFNVQIRLGSLLRYEDHTGATSLNAFGQELPVDGSGYVSDFAKLVAPLRNATFFLEALNNRDMMHRMTGGMPLYGFPRIAYHTLAPVDFWAEDCVALCGGDSDCVGECQANHPSWPDYEVVENLIIEAVLCDGGNPVYRPDPVSGQLRPVNALDLSSFFFYGMEDGTSGPVFNTLYNNPASRALLLGMAVNPGPDEMQDLAADFQAAGDLSDPEQTAGDPVVSRLPAWLAPGFWLYAAPARSDLPPMTQWYQQKVDLPAAYMRGSR from the coding sequence ATGTCACCGAGCGCTGACCAGCGCGCCCCGGCGGACGGGCACAAACAGGCGCGGACCGGCACGGCGGGCTTCACGCTCGTGGAGATGCTCGTGTCCATGGCCATTTTCCTGGTCATCATGGGCAGCATCGCCCTGCTGATCTCCGGCACCACGCGGACCGTGCGCCAGGGCTACGCCATGCTCAACAACATGGAGCGCGCGCGCAACGCCCTGGCCGTGCTCGAGCAGGACATCAAGGTGGCGTTCACGACGGACGACACGCGGGGCCTCACCCGCTTCTACGGCGAGCCCAACGGCTTCATGTACCTCGGCGCGCTCGAGGACGGCGCCTTCGGCCGCGTGGCCTACGTCATCCGCCCCGGGGCGGAGACCTTCCTCGTCGAGATGCCCCTCAAGTGGAGCGAGGTCCGCGAGCTGTTCCTGCGCCAGGCCCCCACCGAGGAGGCCCTGTTCCTGAGCGTCTATCCGCCCGTCATGGGCGCCGACAGCTTCTACGACTTCAACGTGCAGATACGCCTCGGCTCCCTGCTCCGCTACGAGGACCACACCGGTGCCACCAGCCTCAACGCCTTCGGCCAGGAACTCCCCGTGGACGGCTCGGGCTACGTCTCCGACTTCGCCAAGCTCGTCGCCCCCCTGCGCAACGCGACCTTTTTCCTCGAGGCGCTCAACAACCGCGACATGATGCACCGCATGACCGGCGGCATGCCCCTGTACGGGTTCCCCAGGATCGCCTACCACACCCTGGCCCCCGTGGATTTCTGGGCCGAGGACTGCGTGGCGCTGTGCGGCGGAGACTCTGACTGTGTTGGGGAATGCCAGGCCAACCACCCCAGCTGGCCCGACTACGAGGTGGTGGAGAACCTGATCATCGAGGCCGTGCTGTGCGACGGGGGCAATCCCGTCTACCGGCCCGACCCGGTCTCGGGCCAGCTCCGGCCCGTGAACGCCCTCGACCTCTCCTCCTTCTTCTTCTACGGCATGGAGGACGGCACCAGCGGCCCCGTGTTCAACACGCTGTACAACAATCCCGCGTCGCGGGCGCTCCTGCTCGGCATGGCGGTCAATCCCGGCCCCGACGAGATGCAGGACCTGGCGGCCGATTTCCAGGCGGCGGGCGACCTTTCAGACCCCGAGCAGACGGCCGGCGACCCCGTGGTGTCGCGGCTGCCCGCGTGGCTGGCGCCGGGCTTCTGGCTCTACGCCGCCCCGGCCAGATCGGATTTGCCGCCCATGACCCAGTGGTACCAGCAGAAAGTGGACCTGCCCGCAGCCTACATGCGCGGCTCCAGGTGA
- a CDS encoding type II secretion system protein codes for MRHTRPDNAGFTLLEVVIALTILAVGIMAVMSLFPASLAQQRVASERTVIAALARTQLSEVRTGGAGASLSSWVNNNTYHVVEASARAYTLYDSWRATATRVGGPGDDLYRVVFSVRLNSGREEEFVTYVTER; via the coding sequence ATGAGACACACCCGCCCCGACAACGCCGGCTTCACGCTTCTCGAGGTGGTGATCGCCCTGACGATCCTGGCCGTGGGGATCATGGCGGTCATGTCGCTGTTTCCGGCGTCTTTGGCGCAGCAGCGCGTGGCGTCGGAGCGGACGGTCATCGCGGCGCTGGCGCGCACCCAGCTCAGCGAGGTGCGCACGGGCGGCGCGGGCGCCTCCCTGTCCAGCTGGGTGAACAACAACACCTACCACGTCGTGGAGGCGTCGGCCCGCGCCTACACCCTCTACGACTCCTGGCGCGCCACGGCCACCCGCGTCGGCGGCCCCGGCGACGACCTCTACCGTGTGGTCTTCTCGGTGCGGCTCAACAGCGGCAGGGAGGAGGAGTTTGTCACCTATGTCACCGAGCGCTGA